The following proteins come from a genomic window of Lycium ferocissimum isolate CSIRO_LF1 chromosome 4, AGI_CSIRO_Lferr_CH_V1, whole genome shotgun sequence:
- the LOC132054514 gene encoding auxin-responsive protein IAA29-like isoform X2 — MELDLGLALPSHFPIKSSNLNCNIIDSFDDNFSELKNDINHKPNFSMASDNSNKVERKTLPLLIWNDQPNEEEDDDGDDDNGHQKGTFEACYREFKEENGVMGWPPIKSWRKKLIHGINDEGGWNTNINHRHINNDVGRYRNSMYVKVKMEGVAIGRKIDLRLYNSYQLLTNTLLQMFAKYHSCGKNGAGFTLLYQDKEGDWMLAGDVPWETFMETVQRIQILRNWKKGRSTRKSSDIS; from the exons ATGGAACTTGATCTTGGTCTTGCACTTCCTTCCCATTTTCCCATCAAATCTTCCAACCTAAATTGTAACATTATCGACAGTTTTGATGACAACTTTTCAGAACTGAAGAATGACATCAACCACAAACCTAATTTTTCAATGGCTTCTGATAATAGCAACAAAGTTGAACGTAAAACATTGCCTTTGCTAATATGGAATGACCAaccaaatgaagaagaagatgatgatggtgatgatgataatggtcACCAAAAGGGAACTTTTGAGGCTTGTTACCG GGaattcaaggaagaaaatggagtgaTGGGGTGGCCACCAATTAAATCATGGAGAAAAAAGCTTATTCACGGGATTAATGATGAAGGTGGCTGGAACACAAATATTAATCATAGACACATTAATAATGATGTTGGTCGATATAGAAACTCAATGTATGTGAAGGTTAAAATGGAAGGAGTAGCCATTGGAAGAAAGATTGACCTAAGGCTATACAATTCCTATCAACTCCTTACAAACACCTTGCTCCAAATGTTTGCTAAAT ATCACAGTTGTGGCAAAAATGGTGCGGGCTTTACACTATTGTACCAAGACAAAGAAGGAGATTGGATGCTTGCGGGAGATGTACCATGGGA AACATTCATGGAGACTGTTCAAAGAATACAGATACTAAGgaattggaagaaaggaagaagTACGAGAAAATCATCCGATATTTCTTAG
- the LOC132054514 gene encoding auxin-responsive protein IAA29-like isoform X1: protein MELDLGLALPSHFPIKSSNLNCNIIDSFDDNFSELKNDINHKPNFSMASDNSNKVERKTLPLLIWNDQPNEEEDDDGDDDNGHQKGTFEACYREFKEENGVMGWPPIKSWRKKLIHGINDEGGWNTNINHRHINNDVGRYRNSMYVKVKMEGVAIGRKIDLRLYNSYQLLTNTLLQMFAKSDHSCGKNGAGFTLLYQDKEGDWMLAGDVPWETFMETVQRIQILRNWKKGRSTRKSSDIS from the exons ATGGAACTTGATCTTGGTCTTGCACTTCCTTCCCATTTTCCCATCAAATCTTCCAACCTAAATTGTAACATTATCGACAGTTTTGATGACAACTTTTCAGAACTGAAGAATGACATCAACCACAAACCTAATTTTTCAATGGCTTCTGATAATAGCAACAAAGTTGAACGTAAAACATTGCCTTTGCTAATATGGAATGACCAaccaaatgaagaagaagatgatgatggtgatgatgataatggtcACCAAAAGGGAACTTTTGAGGCTTGTTACCG GGaattcaaggaagaaaatggagtgaTGGGGTGGCCACCAATTAAATCATGGAGAAAAAAGCTTATTCACGGGATTAATGATGAAGGTGGCTGGAACACAAATATTAATCATAGACACATTAATAATGATGTTGGTCGATATAGAAACTCAATGTATGTGAAGGTTAAAATGGAAGGAGTAGCCATTGGAAGAAAGATTGACCTAAGGCTATACAATTCCTATCAACTCCTTACAAACACCTTGCTCCAAATGTTTGCTAAAT CAGATCACAGTTGTGGCAAAAATGGTGCGGGCTTTACACTATTGTACCAAGACAAAGAAGGAGATTGGATGCTTGCGGGAGATGTACCATGGGA AACATTCATGGAGACTGTTCAAAGAATACAGATACTAAGgaattggaagaaaggaagaagTACGAGAAAATCATCCGATATTTCTTAG